From one Mytilus edulis chromosome 1, xbMytEdul2.2, whole genome shotgun sequence genomic stretch:
- the LOC139528921 gene encoding ras-related protein Rap-1b-like, with protein MTEQCPRFQIAFLGAGRVGKTSILRRYLFGTFFEEYLETVEETYSQPYYINGKRQNIDYIDTAGSISFPAMQQIYMSQANAFVLVYAIDDKRSFEEMKNIWEKIKQARNNVLNIPVVIVGNNLDMENNRQIETFDALNWAFGENLGGCFLEVSAKTDQHIKDIFEILLEQLGNTRSEQKGPFRIRSTSLSRKPSDSTDLRQNLKTRKCMFKKTQTTERLNPSDKHFQDSVFDDFKQMTIKRIHQTLRGRKCFPSEDHTSSWFCQTLETTKSGKIVDQKKHLFHGNKNIHADMREKGMQSHLNLAKKSQINVRARFSNIFSGLVRKHSNKRLER; from the coding sequence atgacaGAACAATGTCCAAGATTTCAAATAGCATTTCTTGGTGCAGGACGTGTTGGGAAAACGTCTATTTTACGGAGATATTTGTTCGGAACGTTTTTCGAGGAATATTTGGAAACTGTTGAAGAAACATATTCGCAGCCGTATTATATTAACGGCAAACGACAAAATATAGACTATATAGATACAGCTGGTAGTATATCATTTCCAGCAATGCAACAAATATACATGTCGCAAGCAAACGCTTTCGTACTTGTCTATGCTATAGACGATAAACGATCCTTTGAAGAAATGAAGAACATTTGGGAGAAGATTAAACAAGCTCGGAATAATGTTTTGAACATTCCCGTTGTTATTGTTGGTAACAATCTTGACATGGAAAATAATAGGCAGATCGAAACATTCGATGCTTTGAATTGGGCTTTTGGTGAAAATCTTGGAGGTTGTTTCCTTGAAGTCTCTGCAAAGACAGATCAACATATCAAAGACATTTTCGAGATTCTTCTTGAACAACTTGGAAATACGCGATCTGAACAAAAAGGACCATTTCGCATTCGTTCAACAAGTTTAAGTAGAAAACCTTCTGATTCCACTGATCTtcgacaaaatttaaaaacaagaaaatgcaTGTTCAAAAAAACTCAAACCACAGAGAGGTTAAATCCATCTGATAAACATTTTCAGGACTCTGTTTTCGATGACTTCAAGCAAATGACAATCAAAAGAATACACCAAACTTTACGAGGTAGAAAATGTTTTCCATCAGAAGACCATACCAGTTCATGGTTTTGTCAGACTCTCGAAACTACGAAATCAGGCAAAATTGTCGATCAAAAGAAACATCTATTtcatggaaataaaaatattcacgCTGACATGCGGGAAAAAGGCATGCAAAGCCATCTTAACTTGGCtaaaaaatcacaaattaatgTAAGAGCTCGCTTTTCGAATATCTTTTCTGGTTTAGTACGAAAACATTCCAATAAAAGACTCGAGAggtaa